In Corvus cornix cornix isolate S_Up_H32 chromosome 4A, ASM73873v5, whole genome shotgun sequence, one genomic interval encodes:
- the LOC104691619 gene encoding cytochrome c oxidase subunit 7B, mitochondrial, translating into MFPVARAAQSLVARGIQHTAVRQAHRKHEPNFHDKYGTMVLLGGAAMFSAVWGYVFTKLDIAWGFSPVGRITPREWRE; encoded by the exons ATGTTCCCGGTGGCCAGGGCCGCGCAGAGCCTCGTCG CTCGTGGCATCCAGCACACTGCAGTCAGACAAGCTCATCGCAAGCATGAGCCGAACTTCCACGATAAATATGGAACCATGGTCCTCCTTGGAGGAGCTGCCATGTTCTCAGCTGTCTGGGGCTAT GTGTTCACAAAGCTTGACATTGCATGGGGCTTTTCACCTGTTGGCAGAATCACTCCAAGAGAATGGAGGGAGTAA